A section of the Pseudomonas lini genome encodes:
- a CDS encoding LysR family transcriptional regulator: MDLRDLAYFEIIAELGHLGRAAQKLNRSQPALSKSIQRLEESLGTRLFERDGRRIKLTPVGELLKVRGKQLQQSVAETQREIRDFANGVMGNIRLGCAASMADHLLPHLTATLLSRAPQITLNLVIGQDDLLRESLFSGRLDMVICPQYEADPLLQFHALFDDEAVVVASRHHPLFSAGYELRDLCQYQWVLPASTVPARRWIDNAFQSRDLPLPQVQIETTSISLLPRLIGETNLLSFLARETLEDVKGVTHLREVRLKETTMKRTIVVFVRAGAYLSPAAQMLLSVLKDDGTILLG, translated from the coding sequence GGATCTGCGTGATCTTGCCTATTTTGAAATCATCGCCGAGTTGGGGCACCTGGGCCGGGCTGCGCAAAAGCTCAACCGCAGTCAGCCTGCGCTGTCTAAAAGCATCCAGCGGCTTGAGGAGTCTCTAGGGACCCGGCTGTTCGAGCGCGATGGGCGGCGGATTAAGCTCACCCCAGTGGGAGAGTTGCTAAAAGTGCGTGGCAAACAGCTGCAGCAGAGCGTTGCCGAAACCCAGCGAGAAATACGTGATTTTGCAAACGGTGTGATGGGAAACATTCGCTTGGGCTGCGCTGCCTCCATGGCTGATCACCTGCTCCCACACCTGACCGCGACACTGCTTTCGCGTGCGCCGCAGATCACCTTGAACTTGGTGATCGGCCAAGACGATTTACTGCGCGAATCACTGTTCTCCGGGAGGCTGGATATGGTGATTTGCCCACAATACGAAGCGGATCCGCTATTGCAGTTTCATGCCTTGTTTGACGACGAGGCGGTGGTGGTCGCCAGCCGTCATCATCCATTATTCAGCGCCGGCTATGAGTTACGCGATTTGTGTCAGTACCAATGGGTGTTGCCGGCCTCCACTGTGCCGGCGCGGCGCTGGATAGACAATGCGTTCCAGTCCAGGGATCTGCCTTTACCTCAGGTACAGATCGAAACCACCTCAATCTCTTTGTTACCACGCCTGATTGGCGAAACCAACCTGCTGAGCTTTCTAGCCAGGGAGACCCTCGAAGACGTCAAGGGGGTCACGCACCTTCGTGAGGTGAGACTGAAGGAAACCACGATGAAACGTACTATCGTCGTGTTCGTCCGCGCGGGCGCCTATTTATCGCCGGCCGCACAAATGTTGCTGAGCGTCCTTAAAGACGATGGAACCATTTTATTGGGCTAG
- a CDS encoding MFS transporter, which translates to MTTSTFTSAQADSRIWSAVGSLTLCVALLIAAEFMPVSLLTPIANDLHTSQGMAGQAISISGFFAVVASLCIASIAGRFDRRHVLISMTVLMLVSLVVIALAPGFTWLMIARAFLGVAIGGFWALSTATVLRIVPEDSVPKALGMIYMGHSVAAAFAAPIGAYVGGHLGWRFVFAALVPIVIINVIWQYKSLPKMQPEKTIPLSRLFGVLKRRNVMFGLLAAMLTFGGTFTAFTYLRPFLEQVTGVDSTQLSVLLLSLGIAGFGGTYLVSRLLEKQFLFQLLRWLPVALAVMTVALAELGYIFAAAAIMMFGWGMLYSAIPVCWSTWLAKEVSDEPETGGGLMVAAIQMAIMIGGAFGGSLLDHVSVAAPLIGGSALLILAALVVGNGERLTQSSPA; encoded by the coding sequence ATGACTACCTCAACTTTTACTTCGGCCCAGGCCGATAGCCGGATCTGGAGCGCCGTGGGGTCTTTGACACTCTGCGTCGCTCTGTTGATCGCGGCAGAGTTCATGCCCGTGAGTCTGCTGACTCCAATCGCCAACGACCTTCATACTTCTCAAGGGATGGCTGGACAGGCGATTTCCATTTCCGGTTTCTTTGCGGTGGTGGCAAGCCTCTGCATCGCCTCTATCGCCGGACGCTTCGATAGACGTCATGTCCTGATTTCAATGACCGTGCTGATGCTTGTTTCGCTGGTAGTCATCGCTCTGGCGCCTGGCTTCACTTGGTTGATGATTGCCCGAGCCTTCTTGGGGGTCGCCATCGGCGGCTTCTGGGCTTTATCCACTGCCACTGTCCTGCGAATAGTCCCCGAGGATTCGGTGCCTAAAGCCTTAGGCATGATTTACATGGGGCATTCGGTGGCCGCTGCATTTGCCGCGCCGATTGGGGCTTACGTGGGAGGCCATTTGGGATGGCGCTTCGTGTTCGCTGCGCTGGTGCCGATTGTCATCATTAACGTGATCTGGCAATACAAAAGCTTGCCCAAGATGCAGCCAGAAAAAACCATTCCCCTTTCCAGGCTGTTCGGCGTACTGAAACGCAGAAATGTAATGTTCGGTCTGCTGGCCGCCATGCTGACTTTCGGTGGTACGTTTACCGCCTTCACCTACTTGCGCCCATTTCTGGAACAAGTCACTGGCGTTGACTCGACCCAACTGTCGGTTTTGCTCTTAAGCCTGGGTATCGCCGGTTTCGGAGGTACATACCTCGTCAGTCGGCTGCTGGAAAAACAGTTTCTCTTTCAACTGTTGCGCTGGTTGCCAGTGGCCCTGGCTGTCATGACGGTAGCTTTGGCCGAGCTCGGATACATCTTCGCTGCCGCCGCCATCATGATGTTTGGCTGGGGGATGCTGTACTCAGCCATCCCGGTATGCTGGTCGACCTGGCTGGCCAAAGAAGTGAGCGATGAGCCAGAAACCGGCGGTGGGTTGATGGTTGCAGCTATTCAGATGGCGATCATGATCGGCGGCGCGTTCGGCGGGAGCCTATTGGATCATGTGTCGGTGGCTGCCCCTCTAATCGGCGGCAGCGCACTGCTCATCCTGGCAGCACTGGTGGTTGGAAACGGTGAGCGGCTCACCCAGTCCTCGCCGGCTTGA
- a CDS encoding tartrate dehydrogenase, which produces MSAYKIAAVPGDGIGVEVIAAGVEVLEALSKKSGFDLQFKHFDWNSDNYLKNGYYIPENGLEELKTFDAIFFGAVGALNVPDHISLWGLRLPICQGFDQYANVRPARVLPGVKSPLINGDQIDWVVVRENSEGEYSGNGGRVHRGLPEEVATEVSVFTRAGVERIHRFAFQLAQSRPRKHLTMVTKSNAQRHGMVLWDEIFYEVAKDFPDVKIDKELVDAVTTRMVLKPSTLDVIVATNLHADILSDLAAALSGSLGIAPTANLNPSRKFPSMFEPIHGSAFDITGKGVANPIATFWTAAMMLEHLGEVDAANRLMSAIEAVTESGLHTPDLGGKATTRQITDAVLELINR; this is translated from the coding sequence ATGAGCGCGTACAAAATTGCTGCAGTTCCCGGTGATGGCATTGGTGTTGAAGTCATTGCAGCGGGCGTCGAGGTGCTCGAGGCACTGTCAAAAAAATCCGGTTTCGATTTGCAGTTCAAACACTTCGATTGGAATTCGGACAATTACCTGAAAAACGGTTACTACATCCCTGAGAACGGCCTTGAGGAACTGAAAACATTCGACGCCATCTTCTTTGGCGCTGTCGGTGCGCTTAATGTGCCTGACCACATTTCTCTCTGGGGCCTGCGCCTGCCGATTTGCCAGGGCTTTGACCAATACGCCAATGTGCGTCCAGCCCGTGTGTTGCCAGGGGTAAAAAGCCCGCTGATCAACGGCGACCAAATTGATTGGGTGGTGGTCCGGGAAAATTCCGAAGGCGAGTACTCCGGCAATGGCGGTCGTGTCCACCGTGGTCTGCCAGAAGAAGTGGCGACTGAAGTGTCTGTCTTCACGCGGGCCGGTGTTGAGCGTATCCATCGCTTTGCTTTTCAGTTGGCCCAGAGCCGTCCACGCAAGCACCTGACGATGGTCACCAAGTCGAATGCCCAACGCCACGGTATGGTGTTGTGGGACGAGATTTTTTACGAAGTGGCCAAGGATTTTCCGGACGTAAAAATCGACAAAGAGTTGGTCGATGCGGTGACGACTCGCATGGTTCTCAAACCTTCGACCTTGGACGTCATCGTGGCGACCAATCTGCACGCCGACATCCTGTCCGATCTGGCTGCGGCGTTGTCCGGTAGCCTGGGCATCGCTCCGACGGCTAACCTTAATCCTTCACGCAAGTTTCCATCGATGTTCGAGCCGATCCATGGCTCTGCCTTCGACATCACTGGCAAAGGCGTGGCCAACCCGATTGCAACGTTCTGGACGGCAGCGATGATGCTCGAACATCTGGGTGAAGTGGACGCCGCAAACCGCTTGATGTCGGCCATCGAAGCGGTGACTGAAAGCGGCCTGCATACACCTGATCTCGGTGGTAAAGCCACTACTCGGCAGATCACCGACGCGGTACTTGAACTGATCAATCGCTGA
- a CDS encoding glucose 1-dehydrogenase — translation MTLSTAGTYTGKVAFVTGAGSGIGRATAIAFAKAGASVTAVDISEKGLQETAALIEAFGGRVLTIPCDVTSSKGIKAALDKTVATFGGLDCAFNNAGIEQPVNKLKDIDEDLWDRVLAVNLKSVYLCMKHQIDIMLTNGGGAIVNTSSGAGVLAIQGQSAYCASKYGVTAISKCAALEHASQGIRVNALCPGIIDTDMISRFTGDTEQGRARVIAQEPIGRMGRPEEIANTVLWLCSEQAGFVTGHAMVIDGGQTAGI, via the coding sequence ATGACCCTATCTACCGCAGGGACCTATACCGGCAAAGTTGCATTTGTTACCGGCGCCGGTAGCGGCATCGGCCGCGCCACGGCCATCGCATTCGCCAAAGCCGGTGCCAGCGTTACGGCTGTAGACATTTCAGAAAAAGGTCTACAAGAAACCGCCGCACTCATCGAAGCGTTTGGTGGTCGGGTCCTCACCATCCCCTGCGATGTGACGAGCAGCAAGGGTATCAAAGCGGCTCTGGATAAAACCGTGGCGACTTTTGGAGGGCTCGACTGCGCTTTCAATAACGCCGGCATCGAGCAACCCGTGAACAAGCTCAAAGACATCGACGAAGACCTCTGGGACCGCGTGCTCGCGGTCAACCTGAAGAGTGTCTATCTGTGCATGAAGCACCAGATCGATATCATGTTGACGAATGGAGGCGGTGCGATCGTTAACACCTCCTCTGGGGCCGGAGTATTGGCGATCCAAGGGCAATCGGCTTACTGCGCTTCAAAGTACGGCGTCACCGCCATCAGTAAATGCGCAGCTCTGGAACATGCCTCCCAAGGTATTCGAGTGAATGCCCTGTGCCCTGGAATTATCGATACCGATATGATCTCTCGCTTCACTGGTGATACCGAACAAGGCCGCGCTCGCGTGATTGCACAGGAACCGATTGGTCGTATGGGTCGCCCCGAGGAAATTGCCAATACCGTCCTGTGGCTCTGCTCCGAACAGGCAGGTTTCGTCACCGGCCATGCCATGGTCATTGACGGTGGTCAGACTGCGGGAATCTGA
- a CDS encoding ABC transporter permease, whose amino-acid sequence MDNLAIEIKTMSTTTQPKIEPVRLASQNVTPPPPAPVYRQVDWRRLFSLREMGVYYALLLLLVGLSCITTYLGKSNYLSVLNITNIVYQSSLIAIMAVAMTVILISGNFDLSVASVAALSAAILIGFADQLGFWPACAFSMTVAICAGLLNGSIVQFVGINAFIVTLGTMTALRGAVLIFTDGQSLSVQKPEVIEAMKAFESGRLDAGVVAILLGAVLLGISTLQAVRARKAARPLTPAMLGMALGGLCLLAMSWGAGGKIMLPKPVIYMAIFTTIVWVTLSFTMVGRRLYAVGGNAEAARLSGINVVRYKLVAFVLCSAAAGFAGILFASRLRSINPAALSGAELAVIAAAILGGTSLFGGAGSVIKTLAGALLLYSLTNGFNILNLGANYQGLIEGIVLIGAAALYTVGNSRSKAKSK is encoded by the coding sequence ATGGACAATCTAGCTATAGAGATAAAAACAATGAGTACAACAACTCAACCAAAAATCGAACCGGTGCGGCTCGCCAGTCAAAATGTAACACCGCCACCGCCCGCGCCTGTCTATCGTCAGGTTGATTGGCGACGCCTCTTCAGCCTGCGTGAAATGGGTGTCTATTATGCATTGCTGCTATTGCTGGTTGGCCTATCGTGTATCACGACTTACCTGGGGAAATCCAACTATCTCAGCGTTTTGAACATTACCAATATCGTCTATCAGTCCTCACTCATCGCCATTATGGCCGTGGCCATGACGGTCATATTGATCAGCGGTAATTTCGATTTGTCAGTCGCGTCGGTCGCGGCGCTTTCGGCCGCGATTCTTATCGGTTTCGCCGATCAGCTGGGCTTCTGGCCCGCATGCGCCTTTTCGATGACGGTCGCCATTTGCGCCGGCTTGCTGAACGGGTCCATCGTGCAATTCGTGGGTATCAATGCTTTTATTGTTACCCTCGGCACCATGACTGCGCTACGCGGCGCGGTTTTGATTTTCACTGACGGCCAATCTCTGTCTGTGCAAAAACCCGAAGTCATCGAAGCCATGAAAGCGTTCGAGTCGGGTCGCCTGGACGCTGGCGTGGTTGCAATCCTCCTGGGTGCGGTACTGCTCGGCATCAGCACCCTGCAAGCGGTGCGGGCACGAAAAGCGGCGAGACCCTTGACACCAGCCATGCTCGGAATGGCTCTGGGCGGCCTCTGCCTGCTAGCAATGAGCTGGGGCGCCGGGGGCAAAATCATGCTGCCGAAACCGGTCATCTACATGGCGATTTTCACCACCATCGTTTGGGTGACGCTGAGTTTCACCATGGTAGGCCGTCGCCTTTACGCCGTCGGCGGCAATGCCGAAGCCGCCCGCCTCTCCGGTATCAATGTTGTCCGTTACAAGTTGGTTGCCTTCGTGTTGTGCAGCGCCGCGGCGGGCTTTGCCGGGATCCTTTTTGCGAGCCGCCTGCGCTCCATCAACCCCGCAGCCCTGAGTGGTGCTGAATTGGCTGTTATCGCGGCGGCAATTCTGGGCGGCACTTCGCTGTTTGGCGGCGCCGGCAGTGTTATTAAAACCCTGGCTGGGGCACTGCTGCTTTACTCGCTCACCAACGGCTTCAACATCTTGAATCTGGGGGCGAATTATCAGGGGTTGATCGAGGGCATCGTGCTCATTGGTGCTGCCGCGCTATACACCGTTGGCAACAGCCGAAGCAAAGCCAAATCCAAGTGA
- a CDS encoding sugar ABC transporter ATP-binding protein, whose translation MTHQETLLMRLQGVAKEYPNGTVALRGVDLDIARGKVHGLLGANGAGKSTLIKILSGANAPTSGEIVWRGKPVTWASPKVANDMGVATIHQHIPLVPTLSVIENVFLGKNGTWRYPNSMRERFDELCQRVGYRLDADSKVCDLSIGQRQMAAIYQAFATGADLIVMDEPTASLATEEREIVYDTVRRLSKVENKAILFVSHFLDEVIALTDCVTVLRDGVAAMRANTCDLDENLLAEAIVGKPIAKQARATAQRNSCADPSRTVLELQNVSSSGKLHPISLKLAAGEVIGIAGLLGSGRSELLHAAFGADPHASGKVILNGREIGRSTGASVKAGIGLVPEDRIKQGLVPDFEIWRNTSLPALNSVSAFNCLPNEQRELNRGWDAIQQLSIKASSPDILVSELSGGNAQKVTIAKWLFSDVKVLLLDEPTAGIDIGAKTEIIFLIRRLAAEGKAIIVVSSEFEELLAVSDRIIVMRDGCCVAERPVHETSEHELLLLAGGKCVTPESRGH comes from the coding sequence ATGACTCATCAAGAAACGCTTCTCATGCGGCTCCAAGGGGTTGCGAAAGAATACCCAAACGGGACTGTCGCACTGCGCGGCGTCGATCTCGACATTGCGAGGGGCAAGGTTCACGGATTGCTTGGCGCCAACGGCGCTGGCAAGTCGACCCTGATAAAGATCCTGTCCGGCGCGAATGCTCCCACGAGCGGTGAAATTGTCTGGCGCGGCAAGCCAGTGACGTGGGCGAGTCCAAAGGTGGCCAACGACATGGGCGTAGCCACCATCCACCAACATATACCGCTCGTGCCCACCCTCTCCGTGATCGAAAACGTCTTTCTCGGAAAGAACGGCACGTGGCGCTATCCCAATTCGATGCGCGAGCGCTTTGATGAGCTCTGCCAGCGCGTCGGCTACAGACTGGATGCCGATAGCAAGGTGTGCGACCTCTCGATAGGTCAGCGCCAGATGGCAGCGATTTACCAAGCCTTTGCCACGGGTGCGGACTTGATTGTCATGGACGAGCCAACCGCCTCTCTGGCTACAGAGGAGCGGGAAATTGTCTATGACACTGTCCGCCGCCTGTCAAAAGTAGAAAACAAAGCGATTCTCTTCGTCTCGCACTTCCTGGACGAAGTCATAGCTCTGACAGACTGCGTCACGGTCCTGCGTGATGGGGTCGCAGCCATGCGAGCCAACACCTGCGATCTGGACGAAAATCTTTTAGCCGAAGCCATTGTCGGCAAACCCATTGCCAAACAAGCGCGTGCGACCGCTCAACGCAACAGTTGCGCCGATCCATCCCGAACCGTGCTGGAACTGCAGAACGTCTCTTCCTCGGGCAAGCTGCACCCGATATCGCTGAAACTCGCAGCAGGCGAGGTCATAGGGATAGCTGGTCTTCTGGGCTCAGGTCGAAGCGAACTGCTGCACGCAGCATTCGGCGCCGACCCGCATGCCTCAGGCAAGGTCATACTCAATGGCCGGGAGATTGGGCGCAGCACCGGGGCTTCCGTGAAAGCAGGCATAGGCCTGGTGCCGGAAGATCGTATAAAGCAGGGCCTGGTACCGGATTTCGAGATCTGGCGTAACACTTCCCTGCCCGCCTTGAATTCCGTGTCGGCATTCAATTGCCTTCCCAACGAGCAACGTGAACTGAACCGTGGCTGGGATGCCATCCAACAACTCTCCATCAAGGCCAGTTCGCCTGACATTCTCGTCAGCGAACTCAGTGGCGGCAATGCCCAGAAGGTGACGATCGCGAAGTGGTTATTCAGCGACGTCAAGGTGCTTCTTTTGGACGAGCCAACCGCCGGCATCGATATCGGTGCAAAGACCGAGATCATCTTCCTGATCCGTCGGCTTGCCGCAGAAGGCAAAGCCATCATCGTCGTGTCGTCAGAGTTTGAAGAACTGCTCGCCGTCAGTGATCGCATCATCGTCATGCGCGATGGATGCTGTGTCGCGGAGCGCCCCGTCCATGAAACATCGGAACATGAACTGCTCCTGCTCGCTGGCGGTAAATGCGTTACTCCTGAAAGCAGAGGTCACTGA
- a CDS encoding sugar ABC transporter substrate-binding protein: protein MPNKNFSVRQNHAIRALFKHMIPAVLAVTATVSNAAELTFGYVPGNLAYPYNVATAKGFEAAAKAAGVKAVIIDPRGSVEKQGNALDDMIAQRVDAIGFLPLDSVVAQSFVDKIVDHDIPVAAVAVMVGDPQERAINKPYEQLVALVTTDDIRAGEVAGEHAATLLPKDRVAKIAVVEGVPGYAVVKQLTEGFKTGLKKAGAKYEIVASQPTDWTPEQGERVCQNMLTAHPDLDLIFSQAEDMAIGCARALAAQGSEIALVATGGGSKVGSTGIAAGEINASVCVRPKLLGELLFKSLYESVTHPETPKGKYVTYDLPLLTKDTLNACPDKW, encoded by the coding sequence ATGCCGAATAAGAATTTCAGCGTGCGCCAAAACCACGCTATCCGTGCGCTTTTCAAACACATGATCCCCGCCGTCCTGGCAGTGACTGCCACCGTCAGTAACGCTGCCGAGCTGACCTTCGGCTATGTTCCAGGCAACCTCGCCTATCCCTACAACGTAGCGACCGCTAAGGGCTTCGAAGCCGCAGCCAAAGCTGCCGGCGTAAAAGCAGTCATCATCGACCCGCGAGGCAGCGTCGAGAAGCAGGGCAATGCGCTCGACGACATGATCGCGCAGCGCGTCGACGCTATCGGTTTTCTGCCCCTGGATTCGGTGGTGGCGCAATCTTTCGTCGACAAGATCGTAGACCACGACATTCCCGTGGCTGCGGTTGCCGTGATGGTAGGTGACCCTCAGGAACGGGCGATCAACAAGCCCTACGAACAACTTGTTGCCTTGGTTACCACCGATGACATCCGCGCTGGCGAAGTGGCCGGTGAGCACGCAGCGACGCTGTTGCCTAAAGACCGTGTCGCAAAAATCGCAGTCGTCGAAGGCGTACCTGGCTACGCCGTGGTCAAGCAGCTCACCGAGGGCTTCAAGACGGGCCTGAAAAAAGCCGGCGCGAAATATGAAATTGTTGCGTCTCAGCCCACCGACTGGACGCCTGAGCAGGGCGAGCGCGTTTGCCAGAACATGCTGACTGCCCATCCAGACCTCGACCTCATCTTTAGTCAGGCCGAGGACATGGCCATTGGTTGCGCACGCGCCTTGGCTGCCCAAGGTTCAGAAATCGCCCTGGTCGCAACAGGGGGCGGTTCCAAGGTCGGGTCTACCGGGATCGCGGCTGGCGAAATCAATGCATCGGTCTGTGTGCGTCCCAAGCTGCTCGGCGAACTTCTCTTCAAGTCTCTTTATGAGTCTGTGACCCATCCGGAAACACCGAAAGGCAAGTACGTGACCTACGACCTGCCATTGCTGACCAAAGACACGCTCAACGCCTGCCCCGACAAGTGGTAA
- a CDS encoding SMP-30/gluconolactonase/LRE family protein produces MQELKAHRFADDFVFLEAPRWYDGCLWVPDVFDSILYQVDVSGRRLVLKDNLPPRPNSLGFLSDGTPLIVSSVARQILKLVDGELLVHADLSKWATGDLNDFAVADNGCLYVGNFGYDLFMGEEKRETSLHIVELDGTVSHGSDGVEFPNGAVILNHGRTLVVAETWRGRLTAFDRALDGSLSNRRLFADIAGREPDGMCADAEGGVWVCSFNTGEVLRVLEGGEITHRLHFPGSAVACELGGEDGHTLFITTYDGTIPDQQARKRLGALNQVQVDIPRAGS; encoded by the coding sequence ATGCAAGAGCTAAAGGCGCATCGCTTCGCTGATGATTTCGTCTTCCTTGAGGCTCCTCGGTGGTACGACGGTTGCCTGTGGGTGCCAGACGTCTTTGACTCGATTCTCTACCAAGTCGACGTGAGCGGGCGCCGGCTTGTGCTGAAAGACAATTTGCCACCGCGGCCTAATAGTCTCGGATTCCTGTCTGATGGAACTCCTCTTATCGTGTCATCCGTCGCTCGCCAGATATTGAAGCTGGTGGATGGAGAGTTGCTTGTACACGCTGACCTCTCGAAGTGGGCCACTGGTGATTTGAATGATTTCGCGGTGGCCGACAATGGCTGTCTCTATGTCGGCAATTTTGGCTATGACCTGTTCATGGGCGAAGAGAAGCGCGAAACCTCTCTCCATATCGTCGAGCTGGATGGCACCGTCAGCCACGGTAGCGATGGCGTCGAATTCCCCAATGGCGCGGTAATTCTTAATCATGGGCGAACGCTGGTGGTCGCAGAAACCTGGCGCGGCCGGCTGACGGCATTTGATCGTGCGCTGGATGGATCTTTGTCCAATCGCCGGCTATTTGCCGACATCGCAGGACGAGAGCCGGACGGTATGTGCGCCGATGCAGAAGGCGGTGTTTGGGTTTGCTCGTTCAATACAGGGGAAGTTTTGCGGGTCTTGGAGGGAGGGGAAATCACACATCGTTTGCATTTCCCAGGTAGCGCCGTTGCCTGCGAACTGGGCGGTGAGGACGGCCATACCCTCTTTATTACTACCTATGATGGCACGATCCCTGACCAGCAAGCGCGCAAGCGACTTGGGGCGCTTAACCAAGTGCAAGTCGACATTCCTCGTGCTGGATCCTGA
- a CDS encoding GMC family oxidoreductase: MQIYDYIVVGAGSSGCPVARGLSDDPQNSVLLIEAGPAADRFWVNTPAGMGKLYFNKLLNWNFRTAPMDKLQGREMYWPRGKLLGGSSSINGMVFIRGHQKDFDGWRALGNPGWGYEDVLPYFKKMENFERGGDRYRGANGPLWISDPIVKEKSSYDFIEAANRIGIPVTEDMNGAVHDGVGFMQHNIQDGQRMSTYRAFIEPVIERPNLTVRTGCELQRVLFDGRTAVGVEVLKGGRLERIYAAREVILSAGSLKTPQMLMLSGVGPRAELEKHAIPVVLDSPGVGQNLQDHFYIHTGWRCTPDSSYNANLVGLRKYWEGFRYLMTRKGYLALGSSQVAAFVKSSPDEDYADLQISFRPMTFQYFPDGTVDVEKHPGLGVSVYQLRPSTTGTVTLRSTNPSDPADYTPNFLSSDYDVNAVISGVRWIRKIMNSEPIKSRVVAEELPGPHVRTDEDIYNYLVETGNSAHHQGGTCKMGNDAMAVVDERLRVRGIERLRVVDASIMPFITSGNTNAPSIMIGVKAADLIREDALARRASSSLAETN; encoded by the coding sequence ATGCAGATTTATGATTACATCGTTGTCGGTGCTGGATCTTCCGGCTGTCCGGTTGCGCGCGGCTTGTCTGACGACCCACAGAACAGCGTCCTGCTAATCGAGGCGGGTCCCGCGGCAGATCGTTTCTGGGTCAACACGCCGGCAGGAATGGGCAAGCTGTATTTTAACAAGCTGTTGAACTGGAACTTTCGCACCGCGCCGATGGACAAGCTCCAAGGGCGCGAAATGTACTGGCCTCGAGGCAAATTGCTCGGTGGATCCAGCTCCATCAACGGCATGGTATTCATTCGCGGGCATCAGAAAGATTTTGACGGCTGGCGTGCCCTGGGCAACCCAGGCTGGGGCTATGAAGATGTTTTGCCCTACTTCAAAAAAATGGAGAATTTCGAGCGGGGCGGCGACCGATACCGGGGAGCGAATGGTCCGCTATGGATCAGCGATCCGATCGTCAAGGAAAAGAGTAGCTACGACTTTATAGAGGCCGCGAACCGTATCGGCATCCCGGTGACCGAGGACATGAACGGCGCTGTGCATGATGGCGTGGGTTTCATGCAGCATAACATCCAGGACGGACAGCGGATGTCGACTTACCGGGCATTTATCGAGCCGGTCATTGAACGACCGAACCTGACGGTTCGAACCGGATGCGAACTGCAGCGCGTTTTATTCGATGGACGCACCGCCGTCGGCGTAGAGGTTTTGAAGGGCGGTCGTTTGGAAAGGATCTATGCGGCGCGTGAGGTGATCTTGTCAGCGGGTTCACTGAAGACTCCGCAGATGCTCATGCTATCGGGTGTTGGCCCACGGGCTGAACTGGAAAAGCACGCGATACCTGTGGTCCTGGATTCCCCGGGGGTGGGGCAGAACCTGCAGGATCACTTCTATATTCACACAGGTTGGCGTTGCACCCCAGACAGTTCGTACAACGCCAACCTCGTAGGCCTGCGAAAGTACTGGGAAGGCTTTCGTTACCTGATGACCCGCAAAGGTTATCTTGCCCTCGGCTCTTCCCAGGTAGCGGCGTTCGTTAAAAGTAGCCCGGACGAGGACTATGCTGATCTCCAAATCAGCTTCAGGCCCATGACCTTTCAATACTTCCCTGACGGCACGGTTGACGTTGAAAAGCATCCTGGCCTCGGGGTGTCGGTCTATCAGTTGCGTCCCAGCACCACGGGAACAGTGACGTTGCGTTCGACCAACCCGTCGGACCCGGCCGATTACACACCCAATTTCCTGAGCAGCGATTACGACGTCAATGCCGTGATCAGTGGTGTGCGCTGGATACGCAAAATCATGAACAGCGAGCCCATCAAGTCCCGGGTGGTCGCCGAAGAACTGCCGGGGCCCCATGTCCGTACGGATGAAGATATTTATAACTACCTGGTCGAAACCGGCAACTCGGCCCACCACCAGGGCGGCACCTGCAAGATGGGTAACGACGCCATGGCGGTGGTGGACGAACGACTGCGTGTCCGTGGTATCGAGCGACTGCGGGTGGTAGATGCTTCGATCATGCCATTCATCACGTCGGGCAACACCAATGCGCCGTCCATCATGATAGGTGTGAAAGCCGCCGACCTGATTCGTGAAGATGCGCTGGCGCGCCGCGCAAGCAGCTCCCTGGCCGAAACTAATTGA